In Candidatus Defluviilinea proxima, a single genomic region encodes these proteins:
- the rlmB gene encoding 23S rRNA (guanosine(2251)-2'-O)-methyltransferase RlmB yields MKEFIYSRNAVYETLRAKRRDVFKIELGDNVQVKGRLAEIVALAGQRKIPIVKVKRAQLDKVHENNQGIIAEVSAYPYSDEVDILDHAKKQSEQPFILLLDSLNDPQNFGTLIRTAEAVGVHGIIIPLAHTVEVTPSVVNASSGASEHMRIARSNLAQSIDALKAENIWVVGLDQNGETVGEKTKRHLTGATAVVVGSEGEGIRQLTRAKCDIILQLPMRGQIESLNAAVAGSVALYLAYLNRNS; encoded by the coding sequence ATGAAAGAATTCATCTACTCCCGTAATGCAGTCTACGAAACCTTGCGTGCCAAGCGCAGGGATGTGTTCAAGATCGAGTTGGGCGATAACGTTCAAGTTAAAGGCAGGCTGGCCGAAATCGTGGCGCTGGCTGGACAACGCAAGATTCCCATCGTCAAAGTGAAGCGCGCGCAATTGGATAAGGTCCACGAGAACAATCAGGGCATCATCGCCGAGGTTAGTGCGTATCCGTACAGCGACGAAGTCGATATCCTTGACCATGCCAAGAAACAAAGCGAACAGCCTTTCATCCTTTTGCTCGATTCATTGAATGATCCGCAAAACTTCGGCACGCTCATCCGCACCGCCGAGGCGGTCGGTGTGCACGGCATCATCATTCCACTGGCGCATACGGTGGAAGTCACACCGTCCGTGGTCAATGCCTCGTCGGGCGCGAGTGAACACATGCGCATCGCGCGGTCGAATCTCGCACAGTCCATTGATGCTCTCAAGGCCGAGAACATCTGGGTAGTGGGTCTTGATCAAAACGGAGAAACGGTCGGGGAGAAGACAAAGCGTCATTTAACGGGAGCAACTGCCGTCGTAGTCGGAAGCGAAGGCGAAGGCATCCGTCAACTCACGCGCGCGAAATGCGACATCATCCTGCAACTTCCCATGCGCGGTCAGATCGAGTCGCTTAACGCGGCTGTCGCTGGTTCGGTCGCGTTGTATCTTGCGTACCTGAATCGAAATTCGTAA
- a CDS encoding glycoside hydrolase family 1 protein — protein sequence MPQATYHFPRGFLWGTATAAHQVEGNNTNNQWWKWEQDGHTNGTSGLACDWWGGRWKEDFDRAAEGGQNAHRFSVEWSRIQPTPDTWDENALEHYRNMLRGLKERGMTAMVTLHHFSDPLWLYERCGWEEESVVPLFEKFVRKTVDALKEYCTLWCTINEPNVYALSGYVVGTFPACNKGVNIAVKVQANMLRAHAIAYRTIHEIQPEARVSYALHYRPMVAHSKSPLDALMRNIQYNGLNMAFPSGISTGVMKSPLGSVRIPEAKGTQDYVGLNYYSVDTVRFDITKPQEVFGTRYYPKDSDFSPTKFIANIPEGIFDSIKWAMKTYPDTPILITENGVEDAEDKLRPRYLAQHIHQIWRTVNFNWPVKGYFHWSLVDNFEWERGWTQRFGLWGLDVETQKRIKRPSADFYAEICKENGISSEMVQKYCPEVFDKLFPV from the coding sequence ATGCCTCAAGCAACTTATCATTTCCCACGCGGATTTTTATGGGGGACGGCGACCGCCGCGCATCAAGTAGAAGGCAACAACACCAACAATCAATGGTGGAAGTGGGAACAAGACGGTCATACCAACGGGACATCTGGTCTGGCATGCGATTGGTGGGGAGGCCGCTGGAAAGAAGACTTCGACCGCGCCGCAGAGGGCGGACAGAACGCTCATCGCTTCTCGGTAGAGTGGAGCCGCATCCAACCGACGCCCGATACTTGGGATGAAAACGCGCTCGAACATTATCGCAACATGTTGCGCGGACTGAAAGAACGCGGCATGACCGCGATGGTCACATTGCATCATTTCTCCGACCCGTTATGGTTATATGAACGATGCGGCTGGGAGGAAGAATCGGTTGTGCCTTTGTTCGAAAAGTTCGTACGCAAAACAGTGGATGCATTGAAGGAATATTGCACATTGTGGTGCACGATCAACGAACCGAATGTGTATGCGTTGAGCGGTTATGTAGTGGGGACCTTCCCCGCTTGCAACAAGGGGGTGAACATCGCTGTGAAGGTGCAAGCCAACATGTTGCGCGCTCATGCTATTGCGTATCGCACCATCCACGAGATACAACCTGAAGCGCGTGTGAGCTATGCTTTGCATTACCGCCCGATGGTGGCACACAGCAAGTCCCCGTTGGATGCGTTAATGCGCAACATTCAATACAATGGGCTCAACATGGCGTTCCCAAGCGGTATCAGCACAGGCGTGATGAAATCTCCATTGGGAAGTGTCCGCATCCCTGAAGCCAAAGGCACACAGGATTATGTCGGCCTCAACTATTATTCCGTGGATACCGTGCGGTTCGATATCACCAAACCGCAGGAAGTATTCGGCACACGCTATTACCCCAAAGATTCTGATTTCAGCCCGACAAAGTTCATCGCCAACATCCCCGAAGGTATCTTCGACTCGATCAAATGGGCAATGAAGACATATCCCGATACGCCGATCCTCATCACCGAGAACGGAGTGGAAGATGCGGAGGATAAATTGCGTCCGCGGTATCTCGCGCAACATATTCATCAGATATGGCGCACGGTCAACTTCAATTGGCCTGTGAAGGGATACTTCCACTGGTCCTTGGTGGATAACTTCGAATGGGAACGCGGCTGGACTCAACGCTTCGGCCTTTGGGGCTTGGATGTAG